In Centroberyx gerrardi isolate f3 chromosome 20, fCenGer3.hap1.cur.20231027, whole genome shotgun sequence, a genomic segment contains:
- the wfikkn2b gene encoding WAP, Kazal, immunoglobulin, Kunitz and NTR domain-containing protein 2 encodes MWWMLFPRWIWFLACLSVWMEHRVLAVPRVAYSHAGICPNDMNPNLWVDAMSTCTRECESDQECETFEKCCSNVCGNRSCVAARYVDGKKGPVGMPKEATCASFMCTQQGSECDIWDGQPVCKCRDRCEREPHFTCASDGMTYYNMCYMDAEACSKGIALTVVTCRFHLTWPNTSPSLPQATTLRPTTAPLQATIPPPTEPQPPVVVGSPSLQSVNMGDTASFLCDVTGRPRPEITWEKQQQDGAERVVMRPNHVRGNVVVTNIGQLVIYNVQPHDAGVYTCTAQNPSGSAQAHHPLTVLPTEPPKNPEPKNVTRCLPEECVKPPDNSEDCGSEQEKVSWYYEPKTNNCFSFTHCHSSSLQHRKVFETYEECMQCCGPELSGPCGLPSLQGPCKAYEPRWAYSGTLRQCQSFIYGGCDGNDNNFESKGACEEMCPYPKNHHCKACKPRGKMVTSFCKSDFVILGRMTELTEERDSGHALVTVEEILKDEKMGLRFFGQEPLEVTFLNMDWNCPCPNITGAAAEGQVIVMGDVNDGMAVLQPESYVGASSPRRVRKLREVISKNTCDILKAITNSPQ; translated from the exons ATGTGGTGGATGCTGTTTCCCCGGTGGATCTGGTTCCTGGCGTGCCTGTCCGTGTGGATGGAGCACCGGGTCTTAGCCGTGCCCCGGGTTGCTTATTCACACGCGGGTATCTGCCCCAATGACATGAACCCCAACCTGTGGGTGGATGCCATGAGTACCTGTACACGAGAGTGCGAATCTGATCAG GAGTGTGAGACCTTCGAGAAATGTTGCTCCAACGTGTGTGGGAACCGGAGCTGTGTGGCGGCCCGCTACGTGGACGGGAAAAAAGGCCCGGTGGGAATGCCCAAGGAGGCCACCTGCGCCAGCTTCATGTGCACCCAGCAGGGGTCAGAGTGCGACATCTGGGACGGCCAGCCGGTGTGCAAATGCCGGGACCGCTGCGAGAGAGAGCCCCACTTCACCTGCGCCTCCGACGGCATGACCTACTACAACATGTGCTACATGGACGCCGAGGCGTGCTCCAAGGGCATCGCCCTCACCGTGGTCACCTGCCGCTTCCACCTGACCTGGCCCAACACCAGCCCCTCGCTGCCCCAGGCCACCACCCTTCGCCCCACCACCGCTCCCCTTCAAGCCACTATCCCGCCTCCTACCGAGCCTCAGCCGCCCGTTGTGGTCGGCAGCCCCTCCCTCCAGTCGGTGAACATGGGCGACACGGCCAGCTTCCTGTGCGACGTGACGGGTCGCCCGCGGCCAGAGATCACctgggagaagcagcagcaggacgGGGCGGAGAGGGTGGTCATGAGGCCCAATCATGTGCGAGGGAACGTGGTGGTCACTAACATCGGCCAGCTGGTCATCTACAACGTCCAGCCCCACGACGCCGGCGTCTACACCTGCACGGCCCAGAACCCGTCCGGCTCGGCCCAGGCCCACCACCCGCTCACTGTCCTGCCAACGGAGCCGCCCAAGAACCCCGAGCCCAAGAACGTGACCCGCTGTCTGCCCGAGGAGTGCGTGAAACCCCCCGATAACAGTGAGGACTGCGGGAGCGAGCAGGAGAAAGTCAGCTGGTACTACGAGCCCAAGACCAACAACTGCTTCTCCTTTACCCActgccacagcagcagcctgcagcacAGGAAAGTGTTCGAGACGTACGAGGAGTGCATGCAGTGCTGCGGTCCGGAGCTGTCGGGCCCCTGCGGACTCCCCAGCCTGCAGGGCCCCTGCAAGGCCTACGAGCCCCGCTGGGCCTATAGCGGCACCCTGCGCCAGTGCCAGTCCTTCATCTACGGAGGCTGCGATGGCAACGACAACAACTTCGAGTCCAAAGGCGCGTGCGAAGAGATGTGCCCCTATCCGAAGAACCACCACTGCAAGGCCTGCAAGCCGAGGGGCAAGATGGTGACCAGCTTCTGCAAGAGCGACTTCGTGATCCTGGGCCGCATGACGGAGCTGACGGAGGAGAGGGACTCGGGCCACGCCCTCGTGACCGTGGAGGAGATCCTGAAGGACGAGAAGATGGGCCTCCGTTTCTTCGGCCAGGAGCCCCTCGAAGTCACCTTCCTCAACATGGACTGGAACTGCCCCTGCCCGAACATCACCGGAGCGGCCGCCGAGGGCCAGGTCATCGTCATGGGCGACGTGAACGACGGCATGGCGGTGCTTCAGCCAGAGAGCTACGTGGGCGCCTCCAGCCCTCGCCGTGTACGGAAGCTCCGAGAGGTCATCTCCAAGAACACCTGTGACATTCTCAAAGCCATCACTAACAGCCCTCAGTAG